Proteins encoded within one genomic window of Bermanella sp. WJH001:
- the flgC gene encoding flagellar basal body rod protein FlgC, translating to MSLTNVFNIAGTGMNAQSVRLNTTASNIANAETVSSSIDETYKARKPWFSVLDKQWDNVKGLSQKLDIRSQIGDGVEVKGIIESDAPLKKRYQPHHPMADEEGYVMYPNVNVVEEMTDMMSSSRSYQMNVEMMKTAKQMLQRTLTLGQ from the coding sequence ATGTCATTAACCAATGTTTTTAATATCGCAGGCACCGGCATGAACGCACAGTCGGTGCGCTTAAATACCACGGCTTCTAATATCGCCAACGCCGAAACGGTCAGTTCAAGTATTGATGAAACGTATAAAGCCCGTAAGCCTTGGTTTAGCGTGTTAGATAAGCAATGGGACAACGTGAAAGGCTTGAGTCAAAAATTAGATATTCGTTCACAAATTGGTGATGGCGTTGAAGTAAAAGGCATTATTGAAAGTGATGCGCCTCTTAAAAAACGTTATCAACCTCACCATCCAATGGCTGATGAAGAAGGTTATGTGATGTACCCCAATGTGAATGTGGTTGAAGAAATGACAGACATGATGTCGTCATCGCGTAGTTATCAAATGAATGTCGAAATGATGAAAACGGCCAAACAAATGTTGCAGCGTACCTTAACGCTTGGGCAGTAA
- a CDS encoding flagellar basal body P-ring protein FlgI: MPAYAQRIKDLTSVEGVRSNQMVGYGLVVGLDGTGDKAPFTNQTFINMMNEFGISIPPGTDPKLKNIAAVSLTASLPPFAKPGQTIDVTVSSIGNAKSLRGGTLLFAPLRGADGQIYAVAQGNLVVGGFGVDGADGSSITVNVPSVGRIPNGATVERAVANGFSRGDSLVLNLNAPDFTTAKRLSDRINSLLGPETAYAVDATSVRVSAPRDPSQRVSFLSMIENLDVTPGEATAKVIINSRTGTIVIGKHVRIEPVAVTHGSLTVTVKENIQVNQPGALANGETVVAPQTEINADQEGNPMFVFAPGVSLDEIVKAVNEVGAAPGDLMAILEALKQAGALNAELIVI; encoded by the coding sequence ATGCCAGCATATGCTCAGCGAATTAAGGATTTAACCTCTGTTGAAGGTGTGCGCTCTAACCAAATGGTGGGTTATGGTTTGGTGGTGGGCTTGGATGGCACAGGGGATAAAGCGCCGTTCACCAATCAAACCTTTATTAACATGATGAATGAATTTGGCATTTCAATTCCCCCAGGTACCGACCCAAAACTTAAAAATATTGCAGCGGTTTCATTAACCGCAAGTTTGCCGCCTTTTGCAAAACCCGGTCAAACCATAGATGTGACGGTATCCAGCATTGGTAATGCCAAAAGTTTACGCGGTGGCACCTTATTATTTGCACCTTTGCGTGGTGCTGATGGCCAAATTTATGCCGTGGCTCAAGGCAACCTTGTGGTGGGTGGCTTTGGTGTAGATGGCGCCGATGGCTCCAGTATTACGGTTAATGTCCCAAGTGTTGGACGCATTCCAAATGGCGCGACAGTGGAGCGCGCAGTGGCCAATGGCTTTTCCCGTGGGGACAGTCTAGTGCTTAATTTAAATGCGCCAGATTTTACAACGGCTAAACGTTTATCAGATCGTATTAATTCATTACTTGGGCCAGAAACAGCTTACGCAGTGGATGCCACCTCGGTGCGAGTTAGTGCTCCGCGTGATCCAAGCCAGCGTGTGTCGTTTTTGTCCATGATTGAAAACCTAGATGTGACACCAGGTGAAGCAACAGCCAAAGTCATTATTAATAGTCGCACCGGCACCATCGTCATTGGCAAACATGTTCGTATAGAGCCGGTAGCGGTGACTCATGGCAGTTTGACCGTAACGGTAAAAGAAAATATTCAAGTGAATCAGCCAGGGGCGTTGGCAAATGGTGAAACCGTTGTGGCGCCACAAACCGAAATCAACGCAGATCAAGAAGGCAATCCTATGTTTGTGTTTGCCCCTGGCGTGTCGTTAGATGAAATAGTCAAAGCCGTGAATGAAGTGGGCGCGGCCCCTGGTGACTTAATGGCGATACTTGAAGCTCTTAAGCAGGCGGGTGCTCTTAATGCTGAGTTAATAGTGATATAG
- the flgJ gene encoding flagellar assembly peptidoglycan hydrolase FlgJ yields the protein MNNISNTYNYNDLASLNAISNMGEDQEAEALKQVAHQFESMFVGMMLKSMRDANAVFEEDNPLNSNESKFYRQMFDDQLALSMSQGEGIGLADSIYRQLKDQFHVKDTNETKPTQDIPLRQYTGPNPFSSLKPDMDLPQFKQTQKAFELPETSSNVKSLDETAHKVSPLNSVPSGPTKVKDSITQEADKKPEQLGPITKQSAFETPQEFVEILWPVAQQVGEVMGVDPKAIVAQAALETGWGKHIIHQGDGKNSHNLFGIKADKRWDGDVAKVSTLEYREGIAKKEIAPFRVYDSYEHSLTDYAKFVQDSERYQAAIANGQSIKGYSEGLQNGGYATDPNYAQKIQRIASGDMLAQAIDRADRG from the coding sequence ATGAATAATATAAGCAATACATACAACTACAACGACCTTGCTTCACTAAACGCCATTAGCAATATGGGTGAAGATCAAGAGGCAGAAGCATTAAAGCAAGTGGCCCATCAGTTTGAGTCAATGTTTGTGGGTATGATGCTAAAAAGCATGCGTGATGCTAATGCCGTATTTGAAGAAGACAACCCACTTAATAGCAATGAGTCGAAATTTTATCGTCAAATGTTTGATGATCAATTGGCACTGTCTATGAGTCAGGGGGAAGGCATTGGCCTAGCTGATAGCATTTATCGTCAGTTAAAAGATCAATTTCATGTAAAAGATACTAACGAAACAAAACCGACTCAAGACATCCCTCTTAGACAATACACTGGGCCTAACCCATTTTCGTCATTAAAACCGGACATGGATTTACCACAATTTAAACAAACTCAAAAAGCATTTGAATTACCAGAAACGTCTTCGAATGTGAAATCGTTAGATGAAACGGCTCATAAAGTTTCACCACTCAATTCTGTGCCGTCAGGCCCCACAAAAGTTAAAGACAGCATTACACAAGAAGCAGATAAAAAACCAGAGCAACTAGGCCCAATCACCAAGCAATCCGCTTTTGAAACCCCACAAGAATTTGTGGAAATTTTATGGCCAGTGGCACAACAAGTGGGTGAGGTTATGGGGGTTGATCCTAAAGCCATTGTGGCGCAAGCCGCGTTGGAAACCGGTTGGGGAAAACACATTATTCATCAAGGGGATGGTAAAAATAGTCATAACTTATTTGGTATTAAAGCAGATAAGCGTTGGGACGGGGATGTTGCCAAAGTATCCACTCTTGAATATCGCGAAGGCATCGCTAAAAAAGAGATCGCCCCATTTCGTGTTTACGATTCCTATGAACATAGCCTGACCGATTACGCAAAATTTGTTCAAGACAGTGAACGCTATCAAGCAGCAATAGCAAATGGTCAAAGTATAAAAGGTTACAGCGAGGGTTTACAAAATGGGGGCTATGCAACGGACCCTAATTACGCACAAAAAATCCAACGCATAGCCAGTGGCGATATGCTCGCGCAAGCCATTGATCGTGCTGATCGAGGTTAG
- the flgG gene encoding flagellar basal-body rod protein FlgG, whose product MHSALWVSKTGLNAQDYNLTTISNNLANVSTTGFKKDRAVFEDLIYQIQRQPGALSSQDSRLPSGLQLGTGVKVAGTQKIHTTGSLQETSQPLDLAINGRGFFQIAMPDGTIGYTRDGTFHMDAEGQIVNAVGYLLEPNITIPDQTNTLTISRDGIVSVTQFGETDPQEIGQIDVVDFINPVGLQAMGGNLFLETASSGAPQVGVASEEGFGSIEQGFLENSNVKVVEELVQMITVQRAYEMNSKVVSSADQMLQYLAQNT is encoded by the coding sequence ATGCACTCGGCATTATGGGTTAGTAAAACCGGTTTAAATGCGCAAGATTATAATTTGACGACCATTTCAAATAACCTTGCCAACGTTTCAACAACCGGCTTCAAAAAAGACCGCGCTGTGTTTGAGGATTTGATTTATCAAATTCAACGCCAGCCTGGTGCGCTATCCAGTCAGGACTCGCGTCTGCCTTCTGGTTTGCAACTGGGTACTGGGGTAAAAGTTGCAGGTACACAAAAAATTCATACCACAGGCAGTTTGCAAGAAACCTCGCAGCCGTTAGACCTTGCGATCAATGGCCGTGGTTTTTTTCAAATCGCCATGCCAGATGGCACCATTGGATATACCCGAGACGGTACATTCCATATGGATGCAGAAGGTCAGATTGTCAATGCCGTGGGTTACTTGCTTGAACCCAATATCACGATTCCTGATCAAACGAATACGTTAACCATAAGCCGAGACGGTATAGTCAGTGTGACGCAATTTGGTGAAACCGACCCTCAAGAAATTGGCCAGATAGACGTAGTGGATTTCATCAACCCTGTTGGCTTACAAGCCATGGGCGGAAATTTATTTTTAGAAACCGCATCCAGTGGTGCTCCGCAAGTAGGTGTGGCCAGCGAAGAAGGGTTTGGCTCCATTGAACAAGGGTTTTTAGAAAACTCAAACGTAAAAGTGGTTGAGGAGTTGGTGCAAATGATCACGGTACAACGTGCCTATGAAATGAATTCAAAAGTGGTCAGCAGTGCCGATCAAATGCTGCAATATCTAGCTCAAAATACGTAA
- a CDS encoding flagellar hook assembly protein FlgD: protein MADVTGVGSSQTVLDQYAQSEKEVEKSNELGKNDFLKLLVAQMNNQNPLEPQDNTEFVAQLAQFSSVEGIDNLNNTVDDMASELRSSQALQASSLVGQSVVVPSNEYGFLQSGDLIASYSDIPATTSNVSLQIKNKSGQTLETISLGYHDKGPMSLRWDGANLEMDGEIVELDRSLLNRKEYFVDEEGNQVLDDEGKPIPVPYPVGEYKFEITASIDGKSEGVDTAMSGKVDSVTLGANNQITLNLAGGTKAPMSEVKQILN from the coding sequence ATGGCTGATGTAACAGGTGTGGGTTCGTCGCAAACTGTGCTTGACCAGTATGCGCAAAGCGAAAAGGAAGTTGAAAAGTCTAATGAGTTAGGCAAGAACGACTTTTTAAAATTGCTGGTGGCACAAATGAATAATCAAAACCCCCTTGAGCCACAAGATAACACGGAATTTGTTGCGCAACTTGCACAATTTAGTTCGGTTGAGGGGATTGATAATTTAAACAATACCGTTGACGACATGGCATCTGAATTACGATCAAGCCAAGCATTGCAAGCGTCTTCATTGGTTGGGCAATCTGTGGTGGTGCCTAGTAATGAATACGGATTTTTACAAAGTGGTGATCTCATTGCGAGTTACAGTGATATTCCGGCCACAACTTCAAATGTTTCCTTACAAATTAAAAACAAAAGTGGTCAAACACTAGAAACCATCAGCCTGGGTTATCACGACAAAGGACCTATGTCCTTGCGTTGGGATGGTGCGAATTTGGAAATGGATGGTGAGATAGTTGAGCTAGATCGCTCCTTATTAAACCGCAAAGAATATTTTGTCGATGAAGAAGGTAATCAAGTTTTAGATGACGAAGGTAAACCGATTCCTGTGCCTTATCCGGTTGGCGAATACAAATTTGAAATCACCGCCTCCATTGATGGCAAAAGTGAAGGTGTTGATACGGCCATGAGTGGCAAAGTCGATAGCGTCACCCTTGGGGCCAATAATCAAATTACATTGAATTTAGCTGGGGGCACCAAAGCCCCAATGTCAGAAGTTAAACAAATTTTAAATTAA
- the flgH gene encoding flagellar basal body L-ring protein FlgH has product MKPLKISLIAMVLTGCSTVLPVEEKPDDPRFSPVPAQSLTPPPSTGGSLYQANYSLSLYSDQRAKRIGDVITIMLQEQTQASKSNSSTLQKDSELGLGDVALFNRTPSILSASATSERSFSGSGDADQSNSLQGQITVTISDILPNGVLEVRGEKWLSLNEGDEFIRVRGLVRPQDIGPDNTVMSNKLADARISYGGTGAVANASKQGWLSRFFASPWWPL; this is encoded by the coding sequence ATGAAACCGTTAAAAATCAGCTTGATCGCCATGGTGCTAACAGGATGCAGCACAGTTTTACCGGTGGAAGAGAAACCCGATGATCCGCGTTTTTCACCTGTGCCAGCGCAATCATTAACGCCGCCACCATCAACGGGAGGCTCGTTATATCAAGCGAATTACTCGCTTTCACTTTATAGTGATCAGCGCGCAAAACGCATTGGTGACGTCATTACTATTATGCTGCAAGAACAAACTCAAGCCTCTAAATCCAATAGCTCAACGTTACAAAAAGACAGTGAGTTAGGTTTAGGTGATGTGGCACTTTTTAATCGCACACCGTCTATTTTGTCTGCTTCAGCCACCTCTGAAAGATCGTTTTCAGGTTCAGGGGATGCGGATCAAAGCAACAGTTTGCAAGGGCAAATTACCGTCACAATCAGCGATATTTTACCCAATGGTGTATTAGAGGTGCGGGGTGAAAAATGGTTGAGTTTAAATGAAGGGGATGAATTCATTCGTGTAAGAGGCTTGGTTCGCCCTCAAGATATAGGCCCTGATAATACCGTAATGTCTAATAAACTGGCGGATGCTCGCATTAGTTATGGTGGTACCGGTGCGGTAGCTAACGCAAGTAAACAAGGTTGGTTATCACGGTTTTTTGCTAGCCCATGGTGGCCGCTATAG
- a CDS encoding flagellar basal body rod protein FlgF → MDRALYIAMSGAKQNTLGQTAEANNLANVSTTGFRRDFEHARSMPVFGDYYPTRAYAMEERPASDFNPGTLVHTGRDLDIAIDNQGWIAVQDANGEEAYTRRGDLRVDQFGRLINGEGLQLIGNAGPLVIPPYEKLEIASDGTISVQALGDEPSVIADIERLKLVLPDQSEMEKGEDGLFRMRGQQPGDVQPLDATVQVESGHLEHSNVNAVQSLTQIMSLHRQYELQVKMMKTADENAQVTQQILEIQ, encoded by the coding sequence ATGGATCGTGCATTATACATTGCCATGTCCGGTGCTAAACAAAACACATTAGGCCAAACCGCAGAGGCGAATAACTTAGCCAATGTGAGTACCACAGGTTTTCGTCGTGACTTTGAACACGCCCGCTCAATGCCAGTCTTTGGTGATTATTATCCAACCCGTGCGTATGCCATGGAAGAACGCCCAGCCAGTGATTTTAATCCGGGCACATTAGTTCATACCGGTCGGGATTTAGATATCGCCATTGATAATCAAGGTTGGATCGCTGTGCAAGACGCTAACGGTGAAGAAGCCTATACCCGCCGTGGTGATTTACGCGTGGATCAATTTGGTCGATTAATTAACGGCGAAGGTTTGCAGTTAATTGGAAACGCGGGGCCTTTGGTTATCCCACCATATGAAAAATTAGAAATCGCATCTGATGGCACCATATCTGTTCAAGCACTTGGGGATGAGCCATCCGTTATTGCCGATATTGAACGTTTGAAATTAGTGTTACCTGATCAAAGTGAAATGGAAAAAGGTGAAGACGGTTTATTTCGTATGCGTGGGCAACAACCGGGTGATGTACAACCGCTTGATGCCACCGTACAAGTTGAGTCCGGTCATTTAGAGCATAGTAATGTGAACGCGGTGCAATCGTTAACCCAAATTATGTCGCTGCACCGTCAATACGAATTACAAGTGAAGATGATGAAAACCGCAGATGAAAATGCACAAGTAACACAACAAATTTTAGAGATTCAATAA
- a CDS encoding protein-glutamate O-methyltransferase CheR, with amino-acid sequence MEITKPDFALFRDYLERVCGILLGDNKEYLVASRLRSIMSELELTALSELVKKIEVDSRLREKVVDAMTTNETLWFRDSHPFKILENRLLPEICAKQKSLDLWCAASSTGQEPYSISMIIEEFKRSNPGKLTSEKIVATDISTSALERAKSGVYDQLALGRGMPEDLLTRYFSKHEDSWKVNANVAARVQYRMLNLLHSYSMLGKFDIVFCRNVLIYFSADVKKDILTRIHGTLKPGGYLLLGASEALSGLPDHYEMVQCSPGIIYRKKG; translated from the coding sequence ATGGAAATAACCAAACCGGATTTTGCCTTATTTAGAGACTATCTAGAGCGTGTATGCGGCATTTTACTCGGTGATAATAAAGAGTATCTGGTTGCAAGTCGTTTACGATCGATCATGAGCGAGCTTGAACTGACCGCTCTGTCTGAATTGGTGAAAAAAATTGAGGTGGACTCTCGTTTACGAGAGAAAGTGGTGGATGCCATGACCACCAATGAAACGCTTTGGTTTCGTGATTCTCACCCGTTTAAGATTTTAGAAAATCGATTACTGCCAGAAATATGCGCCAAGCAAAAAAGCCTCGACTTATGGTGTGCAGCTTCTTCTACCGGGCAAGAGCCTTACTCAATTAGTATGATCATAGAAGAATTTAAACGCTCAAATCCGGGTAAATTGACCTCTGAAAAAATAGTGGCAACGGATATTTCTACCAGCGCCTTAGAGCGCGCCAAATCCGGTGTGTATGATCAGCTTGCGCTTGGGCGTGGTATGCCAGAAGACTTGTTGACGCGATATTTTTCAAAGCACGAAGACAGTTGGAAGGTAAACGCTAATGTAGCAGCCAGAGTACAGTATCGTATGCTGAACTTGCTGCATTCTTATTCGATGCTGGGTAAATTTGATATTGTATTTTGCCGTAATGTTTTGATTTATTTTTCAGCGGATGTGAAAAAAGACATTCTTACGCGCATACACGGCACATTAAAACCGGGTGGTTATTTGTTGCTTGGAGCCAGTGAAGCCTTAAGTGGATTGCCCGACCATTACGAAATGGTGCAGTGCAGTCCAGGTATTATTTATCGTAAAAAAGGTTAA
- a CDS encoding flagellar hook-basal body complex protein, producing MAFNIGLSGIRAASIDLEVTGNNVANASTVGFKESRAEFADVYTTTILGTGSKPVGSGVLVDNVRQEFSQGNISGTENALDMAIDGNGFFILNNNGTESYTRAGIFGLDKDGYVVANNSARLQGYEANGDGVVNGVLGDIQIRIGNQPPALTSRVSSILNLDASELVKQELGSRMTSSGLAIATPDSGIAENTASIHDTIAQPTTAGTASTFTFDGATDADLVANTAGFFNTTGYPTAAEVATLTIDPQDGTGAQTITIGGTAPAVGAVAPSTSQTVFINNLVADIQSQLDTAFGPNEFEVVTSPDPIPNPLVGPLPIAIQRSGYDSTIGTGFAITASSADWDALMGSPLAAGVSYSAGVAGSNLFVGSNPIVADFRSIPGTSTTTRTVATPPLAMTTTVLGGPGVLTSTVTPGASIVGDFSGAQSIVFDVEVTDSNGTTTPTTITIDNTTLTGGGSTAALITAVTIDEIRAEINEQVGPEFTVSGTVPLTLTTAAGQGNGATITLVPVSNNTYDLSTLGFAPGVGRSNTGAPDVLANNEFRLQVTGPTAADNSNAYDIIVTPNTYASLDDLAAEIQDRVNDWTGANGLQGRVTVSSVGGQLVFTNTDVGSGYGIAITPSNNLTGAFGAANAQASIDALGFNIPADMFVAAGTDTIDKSNSFRINLTVPAPDLEGRSGTTTITLDEEFRSVQQLAASINRQISSLDADAYIGVRAEAMEIEPRVVPPEYKLQFVATEDGEASIISISEIIASGDDISAAEMYGLLQVNEDDNSLLTLGIEGVNNEYPAQSVTLTDPDGNEVDIETEANMEANEIAAIFNRQAGVTASASSTVTLPLSGYNNPGNNMTLFLNGQELTSTSLEEIAEEINLLQTTTLPGFTAEVNSSGDLVINNSIGRDIKIEISSATVTDSLVVRGSANAGPVVLGGTATADVAAAVGGTIEFILNEGFSLSEPVPAISGVFGALTPDEFEDYVLNSFDPDNQDTYNHATSTTIYDSLGNNHIMTQYFVKEPVDPTRPNEENLWAMYVQIDGQDIGDPDATLPFPENLEPTQLRYELFFNPDGTLDESATGDLFVTNWDPLNAEGSPTGALKSLNVLEGGLPLTEPATNSNFKIELDGSTQFGSPFSVAEVSQNGYTTGRLTGLEIDADGFMFARFTNGQAQVLGQVALATFKNPEGLIPLGDTAWGESFESGGPTVGSPRTGTFGNLRSSALEDSNVDLSEELVGLIIAQRNFQASAKTIETSDTVTQTIIQL from the coding sequence ATGGCATTTAATATAGGCCTAAGTGGTATTAGAGCAGCTTCCATTGATTTAGAAGTGACCGGTAATAACGTGGCGAATGCCAGTACTGTGGGGTTTAAAGAATCCCGAGCTGAATTTGCTGATGTTTACACCACAACTATTTTAGGCACAGGTTCTAAACCCGTGGGCAGTGGTGTACTGGTTGATAATGTTCGCCAAGAATTTAGCCAAGGTAATATCAGTGGTACTGAAAACGCATTAGATATGGCCATAGATGGCAACGGCTTTTTTATTCTTAATAATAATGGTACTGAATCTTATACCCGTGCTGGCATTTTTGGTTTAGATAAAGACGGTTATGTGGTTGCCAATAACAGTGCCCGTTTACAAGGTTATGAGGCAAATGGGGATGGCGTGGTAAATGGGGTGCTGGGGGATATTCAAATTCGTATTGGTAACCAACCCCCTGCGTTAACCTCACGTGTGTCTTCAATTTTAAATTTAGATGCGTCCGAGCTGGTTAAACAAGAATTAGGCTCACGTATGACGTCGTCAGGTTTGGCCATTGCCACACCTGACTCGGGCATCGCTGAAAACACGGCGTCCATTCATGACACCATTGCTCAGCCAACCACAGCCGGTACTGCTTCCACATTTACATTTGATGGTGCAACCGATGCGGACTTAGTTGCCAATACTGCAGGTTTTTTTAATACAACCGGTTACCCAACCGCAGCCGAAGTGGCAACCTTAACCATTGACCCACAAGACGGCACAGGTGCGCAAACCATTACCATTGGCGGTACGGCACCGGCTGTGGGTGCGGTGGCACCGAGTACCTCTCAAACCGTCTTTATTAATAATTTGGTTGCGGATATTCAAAGCCAATTAGACACGGCATTTGGTCCTAATGAATTTGAAGTCGTGACCTCCCCTGATCCCATTCCAAATCCGTTAGTGGGACCTTTGCCGATTGCCATTCAACGTTCAGGTTATGATTCAACAATCGGCACCGGCTTTGCGATTACCGCCAGCAGCGCCGACTGGGATGCGCTAATGGGTAGCCCATTGGCAGCCGGTGTGTCATACAGTGCCGGTGTGGCGGGCAGTAACTTATTTGTAGGCTCTAACCCTATTGTGGCGGATTTTAGAAGTATCCCTGGTACCTCAACCACCACACGTACCGTGGCAACACCGCCACTTGCCATGACCACAACCGTATTAGGTGGCCCGGGTGTACTCACATCCACCGTGACCCCTGGTGCGTCTATTGTTGGTGACTTCAGCGGCGCGCAATCGATTGTCTTTGATGTAGAAGTAACCGATTCAAACGGTACCACCACGCCAACCACCATCACGATTGATAATACGACTTTAACAGGCGGTGGTTCTACCGCTGCTTTAATTACTGCCGTGACTATTGACGAGATACGAGCGGAAATTAATGAGCAAGTAGGCCCTGAATTTACGGTTTCAGGTACCGTTCCATTAACGTTAACCACTGCCGCTGGTCAAGGTAATGGTGCCACCATCACGTTAGTGCCTGTGAGTAATAATACCTACGACTTATCAACTCTTGGATTTGCACCAGGTGTTGGTCGATCGAATACGGGGGCGCCGGATGTATTGGCAAATAACGAATTTCGTTTACAAGTAACCGGCCCAACTGCTGCGGATAACTCCAATGCCTATGACATTATTGTGACCCCTAATACCTATGCATCACTGGATGATTTAGCCGCGGAAATTCAGGATCGTGTCAACGACTGGACCGGTGCAAATGGCCTACAAGGGCGAGTGACAGTGTCATCGGTGGGTGGCCAGTTAGTGTTTACCAATACCGATGTGGGTTCGGGTTATGGCATTGCCATTACACCCAGTAATAACTTAACAGGCGCATTCGGCGCAGCTAATGCACAAGCTTCTATTGACGCCCTTGGCTTTAACATTCCGGCAGACATGTTTGTGGCTGCGGGTACGGACACCATTGATAAAAGTAATAGTTTCCGTATTAACTTAACGGTCCCTGCACCGGATTTAGAAGGGCGTTCGGGTACCACCACTATCACCTTGGATGAAGAGTTCCGTTCGGTTCAACAATTAGCGGCCTCGATTAACCGTCAAATCAGTTCTCTTGATGCCGATGCATACATAGGGGTGCGCGCAGAGGCCATGGAGATCGAACCAAGAGTGGTGCCACCTGAATACAAATTGCAATTTGTGGCCACAGAAGATGGTGAAGCATCCATTATTAGTATCAGTGAAATCATCGCCTCAGGAGACGATATCAGCGCGGCCGAGATGTATGGTTTATTACAGGTAAATGAAGACGATAACAGCTTACTCACACTGGGTATTGAAGGGGTTAATAACGAATACCCAGCGCAAAGTGTGACCTTAACGGACCCTGATGGTAATGAAGTAGACATCGAAACAGAAGCGAATATGGAGGCAAACGAGATTGCCGCTATTTTCAATCGCCAAGCCGGTGTAACCGCTTCAGCATCGAGTACCGTCACATTACCGTTAAGTGGTTATAACAACCCAGGTAATAACATGACGTTGTTTTTAAATGGCCAAGAGCTGACGTCAACCAGTCTTGAAGAGATCGCTGAAGAAATTAATTTATTGCAAACCACCACCTTGCCGGGCTTTACGGCTGAGGTAAACAGCAGTGGTGATCTTGTGATTAACAATAGTATTGGTCGCGATATTAAAATTGAAATTAGTAGCGCAACCGTGACAGACAGCTTGGTGGTCAGGGGCTCTGCTAATGCTGGCCCAGTCGTGCTAGGGGGGACAGCAACAGCGGATGTGGCGGCAGCTGTGGGTGGCACCATTGAATTTATCTTAAACGAAGGCTTTAGTTTATCAGAACCTGTACCGGCCATTTCTGGTGTGTTTGGCGCACTTACCCCGGATGAATTTGAAGATTATGTATTAAATAGTTTTGATCCAGATAATCAAGACACCTACAACCATGCTACCAGTACCACCATTTATGATAGCTTGGGTAATAACCACATCATGACCCAATACTTTGTGAAAGAACCGGTTGACCCAACCCGTCCTAATGAAGAAAACCTGTGGGCCATGTATGTACAAATTGATGGGCAAGACATTGGTGACCCAGATGCCACGTTGCCTTTCCCTGAAAATTTAGAGCCCACACAATTGCGTTATGAATTATTTTTTAATCCAGATGGCACCTTAGATGAATCAGCCACCGGTGATTTATTTGTGACTAACTGGGATCCATTAAACGCAGAAGGGTCGCCAACAGGGGCATTAAAATCCCTAAACGTGTTAGAAGGTGGTTTGCCACTCACTGAACCTGCAACCAATTCAAATTTCAAAATTGAACTGGACGGCTCCACCCAATTTGGTAGCCCGTTTAGTGTGGCCGAGGTGAGCCAAAATGGTTACACAACAGGTCGACTAACCGGTTTAGAAATTGATGCGGATGGGTTTATGTTTGCACGATTCACCAATGGCCAAGCACAAGTATTAGGACAAGTTGCATTAGCCACGTTTAAAAACCCAGAAGGTTTGATCCCTCTTGGTGATACCGCATGGGGTGAATCATTTGAATCAGGCGGCCCAACGGTGGGCTCACCTCGAACCGGTACGTTTGGTAATTTACGATCATCTGCGCTTGAGGATTCGAACGTGGATTTATCGGAAGAGCTGGTGGGTTTAATCATTGCGCAGCGGAATTTCCAAGCCAGTGCCAAAACCATTGAAACCTCGGATACCGTAACTCAAACGATTATTCAGCTTTAA
- the flgB gene encoding flagellar basal body rod protein FlgB → MSALGFKNSLGIHPQTLQLRASRAEILANNLANADTPHFKARDIDFNAVLEGESRRSLGMNKTNQNHLEGNVHTETELMFRNPYQPAIDGNTVDSQMEQSFYTENALRYNASFEFLNSKFSGLKGAIKGQ, encoded by the coding sequence ATGTCAGCACTGGGTTTTAAAAATTCGTTAGGTATTCATCCACAAACGTTACAGCTGCGCGCATCACGTGCAGAAATTCTTGCGAATAACCTAGCCAACGCCGATACACCGCATTTTAAAGCCCGCGACATTGATTTTAATGCGGTGCTAGAAGGTGAAAGTCGCCGCTCACTTGGTATGAATAAAACCAACCAGAATCATCTTGAAGGCAATGTGCATACCGAAACCGAATTAATGTTTCGCAATCCTTATCAGCCTGCCATTGACGGCAATACGGTTGATAGCCAAATGGAGCAATCTTTTTATACCGAAAATGCGCTGCGCTATAACGCTTCATTTGAGTTTTTGAATAGTAAATTTAGTGGTCTAAAAGGTGCCATCAAAGGCCAGTAA